The following proteins are co-located in the Xiphophorus hellerii strain 12219 chromosome 2, Xiphophorus_hellerii-4.1, whole genome shotgun sequence genome:
- the LOC116735090 gene encoding gastrula zinc finger protein XlCGF8.2DB-like, whose protein sequence is MMIHTGEKPFSCVKCGKSFSQKQDLTWHMMIHTGEKPFSCVNCGKSFSQKQDLTWHMMIHTGEKPFSCVKCGKSFSQKQDLTWHMMIHTGEKPFSCVNCGKCFSRKQDLTKHMMIHTGEKPFSCVNCGKGFSQKGNLTQHMMIHTGEKPFSCVKCGKSFSQKQHLTRHMMIHTGEKPFSCVKCGKGFSHKQHLTLHMMTHTGEKPFSCVNCGKGFSHKQHLTLHMMTHTGEKPFSCMNCGKSFSQKQVLTQHMMIHTGEKPFSCVTCGESFRHKVSLIHHLRRHTGEKQ, encoded by the exons atgatgattcacactggtgaaaagccattttcatgtgtgaaatgtggaaaaagttttagtcaaaaacaggatttaacttggcacatgatgattcacactggtgaaaagccattttcatgtgtgaactgtggtaaaagttttagtcaaaaacaggatttaacttggcacatgatgattcacactggtgaaaagccattttcatgtgtgaaatgtggaaaaagttttagtcaaaaacaggatttaacttggcacatgatgattcatactggtgaaaagccgttttcatgtgtgaactgtggaaaatgttttagtcgaaaacaggacttaactaagcacatgatgattcacacaggtgaaaagccgttttcatgtgtgaactgtggaaaaggttttagtcaaaaaggtaatttaactcagcacatgatgattcacactggtgaaaagcctttttcatgtgtgaaatgtggaaaaagttttagtcaaaaacag catttgactcggcacatgatgattcatactggtgaaaagccgttttcatgtgtgaaatgtggaaaaggttttagtcacaaacagcatttaactctgcacatgatgactcacactggtgaaaagccattttcatgtgtgaattgtggaaaaggttttagtcacaaacagcatttaactctgcacatgatgactcacactggtgaaaagccattttcatgtatgaactgtggaaagagttttagtcaaaaacaggttttaactcagcacatgatgattcacactggtgaaaaaccattttcatgtgtgacctgtggagaaAGTTTTCGTCACAAGGTGAGTTTAATTCACCACTTGAGgcgtcacacaggtgaaaagcagtag
- the LOC116735066 gene encoding gastrula zinc finger protein XlCGF8.2DB-like produces the protein GEKPFSCVKCGKSFSRKLSLTEHMMIHTGEKPFSCVTCGKGFCQKQVLTQHMMIHTGEKPFSCVNCGKSFCQKRHLTQHMMTHTGEKPFSCVNCGKGFSRKQHFTRHMMIHTGEKPFSCVNCGKGFSHKQHLTQHMMIHTGEKPFSCVKCGKRFSRKQDLTRHMMSHTGEKPFSCVTCGKRFSQKPSLTQHMMIHTGEKPFSCVNCGKMFSQKQHLTQHMMTHTGEKPFSCVTCGNVFCHKQQLTQHMMIHTGEKPFSCVNCGKGFSHKQHLTLHMMIHTGEKPFSCVNCGKSFCQKQYLTQHMMTHTGEKPFSCVNCGKGF, from the coding sequence ggtgaaaagccgttttcatgtgtgaaatgtggaaaaagttttagtcgaaaacttagtttaactgagcacatgatgattcacactggtgaaaagccgttttcatgtgtgacctgtggaaaaggtttttgtcaaaaacaggttttaactcagcacatgatgattcacacaggtgaaaagccattttcatgtgtgaattgtggaaaaagtttttgtcaaaaacggcatttaactcagcacatgatgactcacacaggtgaaaagccattttcatgtgtgaattgtggaaaaggttttagtcgaaaacagcattttactcggcacatgatgattcacactggtgaaaagccattttcatgtgtgaattgtggaaaaggttttagtcacaaacagcatttaactcagcacatgatgattcacactggtgaaaagccgttttcatgtgtgaaatgtggaaaacgttttagtcgaaaacaggatttaactcggcacatgatgagtcacactggtgaaaagccgttttcatgtgtgacctgtggaaaacgttttagtcaaaaacctagtttaactcagcacatgatgattcacactggtgaaaagccgttttcatgtgtgaattgtggaaaaatgtttagtcaaaaacagcatttaactcagcacatgatgactcacacaggtgaaaagccgttttcatgtgtgacctgtggaaacgttttttgtcataaacagcagttaactcagcacatgatgattcacactggtgaaaagcctttttcatgtgtgaactgtggaaaaggttttagtcacaaacagcatttaactctgcacatgatgattcacacaggtgaaaagccattttcatgtgtgaattgtggaaaaagtttttgtcaaaaacagtatttaactcagcacatgatgactcacacaggtgaaaagccattttcatgtgtgaattgtggaaaaggtttt
- the LOC116735082 gene encoding gastrula zinc finger protein XlCGF8.2DB-like has protein sequence TQHMMIHTGEKPFSCVNCGKMFSQKQHLTQHMMIHTGEKPFSCVTCGNVFCHKQQLTQHMMIHTGEKPFSCVNCGKGFSHKQHLTLHMMIHTGEKPFSCVNCGKSFSRKLSLTEHMMIHTGEKPFSCVTCGKGFCQKQVLTQHMMIHTGEKPFSCVNCGKSFCQKRHLTQHMMTHTGEKPFSCVNCGKGFSRKQHFTRHMMIHTGEKPFSCVNCGKGFSQKQHLTQHMMIHTGEKPFSCVKCGKRFSIKQDLTRHMMSHTGEKPFSCVNCGKRFSQKPSLTQHMMIHTGEKPF, from the coding sequence actcagcacatgatgattcacactggtgaaaagccgttttcatgtgtgaattgtggaaaaatgtttagtcaaaaacagcatttaactcagcacatgatgattcacactggtgaaaagccgttttcatgtgtgacctgtggaaacgttttttgtcataaacagcagttaactcagcacatgatgattcacactggtgaaaagccgttttcatgtgtgaactgtggaaaaggttttagtcacaaacagcatttaactctgcacatgatgattcacactggtgaaaagccgttttcatgtgtgaactgtggaaaaagttttagtcgaaaacttagtttaactgagcacatgatgattcacactggtgaaaagccgttttcatgtgtgacctgtggaaaaggtttttgtcaaaaacaggttttaactcagcacatgatgattcacactggtgaaaagccattttcatgtgtgaattgtggaaaaagtttttgtcaaaaacggcatttaactcagcacatgatgactcacacaggtgaaaagccgttttcatgtgtgaattgtggaaaaggttttagtcgaaaacagcattttactcggcacatgatgattcacactggtgaaaagccattttcatgtgtgaattgtggaaaaggttttagtcaaaaacagcatttaactcagcacatgatgattcacactggtgaaaagccgttttcatgtgtgaaatgtggaaaacgttttagtattaaacaggatttaactcggcacatgatgagtcacacaggtgaaaagccgttttcatgtgtgaactgtggaaaacgttttagtcaaaaacctagtttaactcagcacatgatgattcacactggtgaaaagccgttt